A genomic window from Cardiocondyla obscurior isolate alpha-2009 linkage group LG02, Cobs3.1, whole genome shotgun sequence includes:
- the LOC139110202 gene encoding glucose dehydrogenase [FAD, quinone], whose translation MEMAAVLTTLIGTTSVLGLSLIPLLAIGLTVYRYNNFDPESHPKNAQELLRMYDFIVIGGGSAGAVIASRLSEVPNWTVLLLEAGDDENEISDIPLLAGYTQLTEYDWKYHTLPPSTSAYCLAMIGDRCNWPRGKVLGGSSVLNAMIYVRGNRHDYDNWARAGNTGWSYEELLPYFLKSEDNRNPYLARTPYHEIGGYLTVQEPPWKSPLAIAFLQAGQEMGYENRDINGFNQTGFMLTQATIRRGSRCSTAKAFLRPVKNRPNLHIAMQAQALRVIFNDKKRATGIEFLRNGKQQIVRCRREIISSAGAINSPQLLMLSGIGPREHLTEFGIPVLSDLRVGDNLQDHVGLGGLTFVVNESITLMKERFQTISVMFEYIARERGPLTTPGVEALAFLNTKYADKSGDYPDVQFHFAPSSINSDGDQIKKILGLRDRVYNTMYKPLQNIETWSILPLLLRPKSSGWIRLKSRNPLVQPNINPNYFTHKEDMDVLVEGIKLAMKVSNTSAFQRFGSRPHTIRMPGCHKYPFDTYEYWECAIRHFTFTIYHPTGTCKMGPRGDPTAVVDPRLRVYGVKGLRVADASIMPTIVSGNPNAPTIMIGEKVSDIIKEDWRENQKRNVGRR comes from the exons atggAAATGGCAGCAGTGTTAACAACCTTAATCGGCACGACTTCTGTTCTTGGGCTTAGTTTAATTCCACTATTGGCCATTGGTCTAACCGTATACAGATACAATAATTTTGATCCAGAATCACACCCGAAAAATGCACAAGAG CTGCTACGAATGTACGACTTTATAGTAATTGGAGGTGGCAGCGCAGGGGCCGTAATAGCTTCGAGATTGTCCGAAGTACCTAATTGGACGGTGCTACTCTTAGAAGCTGGCGATGATGAGAACGAAATTTCGGATATCCCATTGCTGGCCGGATACACGCAACTCACAGAATATGATTGGAAGTATCATACCTTGCCACCCAGCACATCCGCATATTGTCTAGCCATGATAGGTGACAGGTGTAATTGGCCACGAGGAAAAGTTCTTGGAGGAAGTAGCGTACTTAACGCCATGATTTACGTTCGCGGTAACAG ACACGATTACGATAATTGGGCTCGAGCGGGTAACACGGGATGGAGCTACGAGGAATTGCTTCCTTATTTTCTCAAGTCTGAAGACAATCGTAATCCGTATTTAGCAAGAACGCCTTACCACGAGATAGGGGGTTACTTGACGGTGCAAGAACCACCTTGGAAATCTCCTCTGGCGATTGCCTTTCTACAAGCAGGTCAAGAGATGGGTTATGAAAATCGTGATATAAATGGATTCAACCAAACCGGCTTTATGTTAACTCAAGCAACGATTCGACGTGGTAGTCGATGCTCGACGGCAAAAGCTTTTCTCCGGCCGGTTAAGAACAGACCGAACTTGCACATAGCGATGCAGGCTCAGGCCTTGAGGGTgatatttaacgataaaaaaagagcaaCGGGCATCGAGTTTCTTCGCAACGGCAAGCAGCAGATTGTGAGATGTAGAAGAGAAATTATCTCGTCGGCCGGTGCGATCAATTCGCCTCAGTTACTTATGTTATCCGGAATCGGTCCCAGAGAACACTTAACCGAATTCGGTATACCAGTGCTATCCGATTTACGAGTCGGGGATAATCTTCAGGATCACGTAGGCCTTGGTGGATTGACTTTTGTCGTGAACGAGTCGATCACTCTGATGAAAGAGCGGTTTCAAACTATCTCGGTGATGTTTGAATATATCGCAAGAGAACGAGGACCACTGACTACTCCAGGAGTGGAAGCGTTGGCCTTTCTCAACACCAAATACGCTGACAAGTCTGGCGATTATCCGGACGTGCAGTTTCATTTTGCTCCATCTTCTATCAATTCTGACGGtgatcaaataaaaaagattctCGGTCTAAGAGATCGCGTGTACAACACCATGTACAAGCCCTTACAAAATATTGAGACCTGGTCGATTCTCCCGCTTTTATTACGACCCAAAAGCTCGGGTTGGATCAGGCTGAAGAGCAGAAATCCCTTGGTCCAACCGAATATCAATCCTAACTATTTCACGCATAAGGAAGACATGGATGTTCTCGTGGAGGGGATAAAATTGGCAATGAAGGTATCAAATACCAGCGCGTTTCAGCGATTTGGATCAAGACCACATACAATTCGCATGCCGGGCTGTCACAAATATCCCTTTGACACGTACGAGTATTGGGAGTGCGCCATCCGACATTTCACTTTCACGATTTATCATCCGACAGGCACCTGCAAGATGGGCCCGCGCGGCGATCCTACGGCCGTCGTAGATCCACGACTGAGGGTCTACGGGGTGAAAGGACTCAGAGTTGCCGACGCTTCCATAATGCCGACCATTGTCAGCGGAAACCCAAATGCACCGACCATCATGATTGGCGAGAAAGTTAGCGACATTATCAAGGAAGACTGGCGAGAGAATCAAAAGCGAAACGTTGGGCGTAGGTGA
- the LOC139109783 gene encoding glucose dehydrogenase [FAD, quinone]-like, with translation METCLSNAVNLAASGTPTNIFVHLIQTLLTAQCNMSYEIYPPDCSEEIASSPSNKEFDFVIVGGGSAGSVLANRLTEIERWKVLLVEAGEDPSLLSEVPGAFLSQLQTPEDYAYDIEPEKLACHGHKNKVCKWSKGKALGGSSTLNAMLYIYGSEEDYNEWHRLGNENWSYDQVLPYFKKSQSCGDGHSDKWRSKYCGHGGPLKIRPYNYSQPEVQKMILNAASEMGVPILDTINGDKFIGYGLAQGTLDNGHRVSASKAYLSPIKNRSNLYIMKSTRADAILLDGTRAVGVRVTLKNGTSIDVKASKEVILSAGSIATPQILMLSGIGPEKHLRDMGISKVVDLPVGKNLQDHVTWFGLYLTFKNQNATPPASTFLLDIAYEYLIHNRGPLASVGGFDLMGFINVHDPTAKYPDIQIINGHIPQWHIPTVAQYLKGLNMGQDIAQEITNILMEADMIEFLPILLKPESVGEIYLRSKNPADPVQIFANYFSVQKDLDTMMKSLDFLKEMINTETFKRHDVRLRHLDIVGCRHTEPDSEEYWKCNLKHTASTIFHPVGTAKMGPQGDPTAVVDSQLKVNGIQGLRVIDASIMPTITGGNTNAPTIMIAEKGADFIKAEWEVTEDKDEL, from the coding sequence ATGGAGACGTGTTTGAGTAACGCTGTAAATCTTGCGGCCAGTGGAACACCTACGAATATCTTTGTACATCTAATACAAACGCTTTTAACGGCGCAATGTAACATGAGTTACGAAATTTATCCTCCAGATTGTTCTGAAGAGATCGCTAGTTCTCCCTCTAACAAAGAATTTGACTTTGTAATTGTGGGCGGCGGAAGCGCCGGGTCCGTATTGGCCAATCGTCTGACCGAAATAGAGCGCTGGAAAGTATTGCTAGTTGAAGCAGGTGAGGATCCATCGTTACTCAGCGAAGTTCCTGGAGCATTTCTTTCGCAGTTACAAACGCCGGAGGACTATGCTTACGATATAGAACCTGAGAAACTCGCCTGTCACGGACACAAAAACAAAGTGTGCAAGTGGTCAAAAGGCAAAGCTCTCGGTGGAAGTTCAACGCTAAATGCCATGCTCTACATTTACGGTAGCGAGGAGGATTACAACGAATGGCATCGGCTGGGCAACGAAAACTGGAGCTATGACCAAGTTTTGCCGTACTTCAAGAAGTCACAAAGCTGTGGTGATGGACATAGTGACAAGTGGAGAAGCAAGTACTGCGGCCATGGTGGACCTTTAAAGATTAGGCCTTACAATTATAGCCAACCAGAAGTGCAGAAAATGATTCTGAATGCCGCGAGCGAGATGGGAGTGCCCATATTAGACACGATTAATGGTGACAAATTCATCGGATATGGTTTAGCTCAAGGAACCTTGGATAATGGTCACAGAGTGAGTGCTTCGAAAGCTTACTTGTCGCCGATTAAGAATAGGAGTAATCTCTATATAATGAAATCGACTCGAGCCGACGCAATTCTCTTGGACGGTACTCGGGCAGTCGGAGTACGAGTAACTTTAAAGAATGGCACGTCAATTGATGTAAAAGCCTCAAAAGAAGTAATTTTATCAGCTGGCAGCATTGCCACTCCACAAATTTTGATGCTCTCAGGTATTGGCCCCGAGAAGCATTTACGTGATATGGGAATATCCAAAGTCGTTGATTTACCAGTTGGTAAAAATCTTCAAGACCATGTCACGTGGTTCGGGTTGTACTTAACCTTCAAAAATCAAAATGCAACACCACCCGCATCCACGTTTCTTCTTGACATAGCTTACGAGTACTTAATTCATAATCGTGGACCTCTAGCAAGTGTTGGCGGATTCGATTTAATGGGTTTTATTAACGTGCACGATCCGACTGCCAAATATCCTGATATACAAATTATCAATGGTCACATACCGCAATGGCATATACCGACAGTGGCCCAGTACTTAAAAGGCCTTAACATGGGTCAGGACATAGCACAAGAGATAACAAATATCCTAATGGAAGCCGATATGATCGAATTTTTGCCAATCTTGTTAAAACCAGAAAGCGTAGGAGAGATATATTTACGTAGCAAAAATCCGGCAGATCCCGTTCAAATATTCGCCAATTACTTCTCTGTGCAAAAAGATTTAGACACAATGATGAAGtctttggattttttaaaagaaatgatTAACACCGAGACATTCAAACGACACGACGTGCGCCTGCGTCACTTAGACATTGTTGGTTGCCGTCATACCGAACCTGATTCCGAAGAGTATTGGAAGTGCAATCTAAAACATACGGCATCCACGATTTTTCATCCTGTTGGAACAGCAAAAATGGGTCCTCAAGGCGACCCAACGGCTGTTGTGGATTCTCAATTAAAAGTTAACGGAATTCAAGGGTTAAGGGTCATCGATGCATCTATCATGCCAACGATTACCGGCGGAAATACGAATGCACCGACAATAATGATAGCTGAGAAAGGTGCAGATTTCATTAAAGCGGAGTGGGAGGTTACGGAAGATAAGGACGAATTGTGA
- the LOC139109792 gene encoding glucose dehydrogenase [FAD, quinone], with protein sequence MGVVTAVGAAMKTATVLFGIGIGKITIIPVLIAVLAYFNYDLMDPENHPRVTKQLKKQYDFIVVGGGSAGSVLANRLTENPEWTVLLLEAGGHETEITDVPILSLYLHKSKVDWKYRTQPQDTACQAMIDRRCCWTRGKVLGGSSVLNTMLYVRGNRRDFDQWESFGNPGWSYKDVLPYFKKSQDQRNPYLARNTKYHATGGYLTVQDSPYLTPLGVAFLQAGEEMGYDICDVNGEQQTGFAFFQFTMRRGTRCSAAKAFVRPIQLRKNFHLSLWSHVTRVLIHPKNKRAYGVEFIRDGQMEVVFAKKEIILSAGAINSPQLLMLSGIGPRAHLEQLGIPVIEDSPGVGQNLQDHIAIGGLVFPIDYQISIVMNRMVNINSALRYAVTEDGPLTSNVGLEAVGFISTKYANQSDDWPDIEFMLTSSSTNSDGGSYVKNAHGLTNEFYNEVFSKINNQDVFGVFPMILRPKSRGYLRLKSKNPLDYPLLYHNYLTHPEDVAVLREGVKAAIAFGETSSMRRFGARFHNKPLPNCKHLPLYTDEYWNCLVRQYTMTIYHMSCTAKMGPSSDPMAVVNPELRVYGVDGLRVIDASIMPTITSGNINAPVIMIAEKGADMIKARWIQSSRFKRNNVTVAIS encoded by the exons ATGGGTGTTGTGACGGCAGTTGGCGCAGCTATGAAAACAGCCACTGTTCTTTTTGGCATCGGTATTGGCAAGATTACTATAATTCCAGTGCTTATTGCTGTGCTTGCGTACTTCAATTACGATCTTATGGATCCAGAAAATCATCCACGCGTGACAAAGCAACTGAAAAAACAATATGATTTTATTGTGGTTGGCGGCGGTAGCGCCGGTAGCGTGCTCGCCAACAGATTGACTGAAAATCCTGAATGGACCGTGCTCTTGTTAGAAGCTGGAGGTCACGAGACCGAGATAACCGACGTGCCAATACTCTCGTTGTATTTGCACAAAAGTAAAGTCGATTGGAAATATCGTACACAGCCGCAAGACACGGCCTGTCAGGCGATGATCGATCGCCGCTGCTGTTGGACTAGAGGCAAG GTACTCGGAGGTTCTAGCGTTTTAAACACGATGTTGTATGTTCGCGGAAACCGTCGTGATTTCGATCAATGGGAGAGTTTTGGAAATCCTGGCTGGAGTTATAAAGACGTACTGCCGTACTTCAAAAAATCTCAGGACCAAAGAAATCCGTATTTGGCACGCAATACAAAATACCATGCAACAG GAGGATACCTGACTGTGCAAGACAGTCCGTATCTCACCCCGTTGGGAGTGGCATTTCTTCAGGCTGGAGAAGAAATGGGTTACGATATTTGTGACGTCAATGGCGAGCAACAAACTGGCTTCGCCTTCTTCCAATTCACAATGCGACGTGGGACAAGGTGTAGCGCCGCTAAGGCATTTGTGCGACCAATTCAACTCaggaaaaattttcatttgtCTTTGTGGTCTCACGTAACGCGCGTGCTGATACatccaaaaaataaaagagcgtACGGAGTAGAATTCATTAGGGATGGTCAAATGGAAGTAGTGTTcgcaaagaaagaaataatactCTCAGCCGGCGCTATTAACAGTCCACAATTGTTAATGCTTTCTGGAATAGGCCCACGCGCACATTTAGAACAATTGGGAATTCCCGTGATTGAAGACTCACCTGGTGTTGGACAAAACTTACAGGATCACATAGCGATTGGCGGACTAGTTTTCCCAATAGATTACCAAATCAGTATTGTGATGAATCGGatggtaaatattaattcggcGCTGAGATATGCCGTCACCGAGGACGGCCCTTTAACATCCAATGTTGGTCTCGAAGCGGTTGGTTTTATTTCTACCAAGTATGCTAACCAATCTGATGATTGGCCCGACATCGAATTTATGTTGACGTCTTCGTCAACAAATTCCGATGGCGGTAGCTACGTAAAAAACGCTCATGGCTTAACCAACGAATTTTACAACGAAGTGTTCAGTAAAATTAACAACCAAGACGTCTTCGGGGTGTTTCCGATGATATTAAGGCCCAAATCGCGCGGTTACCTCAGATTAAAATCCAAAAATCCTCTAGATTACCCGTTGCTCTATCATAACTATCTCACTCATCCAGAAGACGTGGCGGTGCTTCGCGAGGGTGTTAAAGCGGCCATCGCTTTTGGCGAGACCAGCAGTATGAGAAGATTTGGTGCCAGGTTTCATAATAAACCACTGCCTAACTGCAAACATCTTCCACTTTATACTGACGAGTACTGGAACTGCCTGGTGAGGCAGTACACTATGACGATTTACCACATGAGCTGTACAGCCAAGATGGGCCCCTCTAGTGATCCGATGGCAGTCGTCAATCCGGAGCTGAGAGTTTATGGAGTTGACGGCTTACGAGTGATTGACGCGTCCATAATGCCGACCATCACAAGTGGTAACATCAATGCACCTGTGATAATGATCGCCGAGAAGGGCGCCGATATGATAAAGGCCAGGTGGATACAATCGTCTCGCTTCAAGAGAAACAATGTGACTGTCGCTATTTCTTGA